Proteins from a genomic interval of Lolium perenne isolate Kyuss_39 chromosome 1, Kyuss_2.0, whole genome shotgun sequence:
- the LOC127295090 gene encoding protein PHLOEM PROTEIN 2-LIKE A10-like, with amino-acid sequence MDALAPTHRIRRLLLPTAAAAAAGYGLYLLYHHHRRRVAAVLSLADALSQVGSDLADFLRSDSDDVPQSLLQLSKLAASDRVSSAASTLSESVASGLLRALSSHRDPSSPPLQDRILDRLLSPAGTGFASAVLGSFARNLVLSCRDPGEAKPKPQARGEPEWLTALCNDRGKEAAAELVRVFVSTAVAAYLNRPVAVRTCTSDQAVAANTKQEAMLKDLLVSVCNGAVETFVRTWREASNSQAEVTVVREVRDPGHGCVMERVSSTLAVPNNRRLVLDVTGRVTAETVRSLLEFSTQRVSAGARKSIVVARNEVAERGLVAVKYLSAKSMAIYTLCLAMCMHISVGMRFMLPA; translated from the coding sequence ATGGATGCGCTCGCGCCCACCCACCGCATCCGACGCCTTCTTCTCCCCAccgcggcggcggccgccgccggcTACGGCCTCTACCTCCTCTAccatcaccaccgccgccgcgtcgccgcgGTGCTCTCCCTCGCCGACGCGCTCTCCCAGGTCGGCTCCGACCTCGCCGACTTCCTCCGCTCCGACTCCGACGACGTCCCGCAGAGCCTCCTCCAGCTGTCCAAGCTCGCCGCCTCCGACCGCgtctcctccgccgcctccaccctcTCCGAGTCCGTCGCCTCCGGGCTCCTCCGCGCGCTCTCCTCCCACCGGGATCCTTCTTCCCCGCCGCTACAAGACCGGATCTTGGACCGCCTCCTCTCCCCCGCCGGCACCGGGTTCGCCTCCGCTGTCCTCGGAAGCTTCGCCAGGAATCTCGTGCTCTCCTGTCGCGATCCCGGGGAGGCTAAGCCCAAGCCCCAGGCCCGTGGCGAACCCGAGTGGCTAACCGCGCTGTGCAACGACAGGGGGAAGGAGGCCGCCGCGGAGCTCGTCCGGGTGTTCGTCAGCACCGCCGTCGCCGCCTACCTCAACCGGCCCGTCGCCGTCCGCACCTGCACCTCTGACCAGGCGGTCGCCGCCAACACGAAGCAGGAGGCCATGCTCAAGGACCTGCTCGTGTCCGTGTGCAACGGCGCCGTCGAGACCTTCGTCAGGACATGGAGGGAGGCCTCCAATTCCCAAGCCGAGGTCACCGTGGTGCGCGAGGTGCGCGATCCAGGCCATGGCTGCGTGATGGAGAGAGTCTCCAGCACGCTGGCCGTGCCCAACAACCGGAGGCTCGTGCTGGATGTCACCGGCAGGGTCACGGCGGAGACAGTCCGGTCGCTCCTCGAGTTCTCGACCCAGCGCGTGTCTGCCGGGGCGCGGAAGAGCATTGTCGTCGCCCGGAACGAGGTCGCCGAGAGGGGCCTCGTCGCCGTCAAGTACCTCAGCGCCAAGTCTATGGCCATCTACACCTTGTGCCTCGCCATGTGCATGCACATTTCGGTCGGAATGAGGTTCATGTTGCCGGCCTAG